Proteins encoded in a region of the Triticum dicoccoides isolate Atlit2015 ecotype Zavitan chromosome 3A, WEW_v2.0, whole genome shotgun sequence genome:
- the LOC119266673 gene encoding beta-1,2-xylosyltransferase XYXT1-like has translation MGDDHGAKLVKSLRGAAQKYVGVGFFLGFFLVLLTYFTLSEQFAIAAPNAIRRTSAAHPTPTAPAVAEKTVQKQQQLPVIKEEAPLPEHEQVQEKPPPVDEEPHRETEEPNSETEEDPKPSDDATKIVTTAEESAPAKKPACDIQGPWASDVCDLAGGSGGVRIHGSTHTVLVPPTIESGGSNPNPQEWRVLPYSRKHMSGIKEITVRELPSAADAPRCAVTSQVPALVFAMGGLTGNYWHDFSDVMIPLYLQASRFDGEVQLVVTNIQPWYAGKYRHIIARLSRYDVVDMDKDDQVRCFPSAVVGIRMHKEFSIDPEKEPTGHSMPEFTKFLRNVFALPRAAPMRVTARLISDKKPRMMIISRRHPRKLVNIAEVVALAKRIGFEVVIGDPPFNVDVGDFAREVNAADVLMGVHGAGLTNSLFLPTGAVFIQVNPFGKMEHIGEVDFGTPAVDMGLKYMAYSCGMEESTLVDTLGRDHPAVKDPESIHRSGWSKVAEYYLGKQDVKLDLQRFEPVLIKAMAMLRE, from the exons ATGGGGGACGACCATGGCGCCAAGCTGGTGAAGAGCCTGCGGGGCGCCGCGCAGAAGTACGTCGGCGTCGGCTTCTTCCTCGgcttcttcctcgtcctcctcaCCTACTTCACCCTCTCCGAGCAGTTCGCCATCGCCGCGCCCAACG CTATCCGAAGGACCTCGGCGGCGCACCCGACGCCGACCGCCCCGGCCGTGGCAGAGAAGACGGtgcagaagcagcagcagctccccgTCATAA aggaggaagcacctctgCCAGAGCATGAGCAAGTACAAGAGAAGCCACCGCCTGTCGACGAGGAGCCCCACAGGGAAACAGAGGAGCCCAACTCAGAAACAGAGGAGGACCCCAAGCCCAGCG ATGACGCTACCAAGATCGTGACGACGGCGGAGGAGAGCGCGCCGGCGAAGAAGCCGGCGTGCGACATCCAGGGCCCCTGGGCGTCCGACGTCTGCGACctcgccggcggcagcggcggcgtgcGCATCCACGGCTCCACCCACACGGTGCTCGTCCCGCCCACCATCGAGTCCGGCGGCAGCAACCCCAACCCGCAGGAGTGGCGCGTGCTGCCCTACTCCCGGAAGCACATGTCCGGCATCAAGGAGATCACCGTGCGCGAGCTGCCCTCGGCCGCCGACGCGCCCCGCTGCGCCGTCACCTCGCAGGTCCCCGCGCTCGTCTTCGCCATGGGCGGCCTCACGGGCAACTACTGGCACGACTTCAGCGACGTCATGATCCCGCTCTACCTCCAGGCCTCCCGCTTCGACGGCGAGGTGCAGCTCGTGGTCACCAACATCCAGCCCTGGTACGCCGGCAAGTACCGCCACATCATCGCGCGCCTGTCGAGGTACGACGTGGTGGACATGGACAAGGACGACCAGGTGCGCTGCTTCCCGTCCGCCGTCGTCGGCATCCGCATGCACAAGGAGTTCAGCATCGACCCGGAAAAGGAGCCCACGGGCCACTCCATGCCGGAGTTCACCAAGTTCCTCCGCAACGTCTTCGCGCTCCCGCGCGCCGCGCCCATGCGGGTCACCGCCAGACTTATAAGCGACAAGAAGCCGAGGATGATGATCATCTCGCGGCGCCACCCGAGGAAGCTGGTGAACATCGCGGAGGTGGTGGCGCTCGCCAAGCGGATCGGGTTCGAGGTGGTGATTGGGGACCCGCCGTTCAACGTGGACGTGGGCGACTTCGCGCGCGAGGTGAACGCCGCCGACGTGCTCATGGGGGTGCACGGCGCCGGCCTCACCAACTCGCTCTTCCTGCCGACTGGGGCCGTGTTCATCCAGGTGAACCCCTTCGGCAAGATGGAGCACATCGGGGAGGTGGACTTCGGGACGCCGGCGGTGGACATGGGGCTCAAGTACATGGCCTACTCGTGCGGCATGGAGGAGAGCACGCTGGTGGACACGCTGGGGCGCGACCACCCGGCCGTCAAGGACCCGGAGTCGATCCACCGCAGCGGGTGGAGCAAGGTGGCGGAGTACTACCTCGGCAAGCAGGACGTGAAGCTCGACCTCCAGCGGTTCGAGCCCGTGCTCATCAAGGCCATGGCCATGCTCAGAGAGTAG